In Nocardioides daphniae, the DNA window AGGCACGGACGCTGGTCGAGGGCATCAAGGCCCGCTGACCCACGTGGCACATCCCGAACGACCCGAGGGGATCCCGCACCGGCGACTGCCGGAAGCGGGGTCCCCACTGGGCCGCTCGGACCAGAAAGGAAACCAGTGACCATCCTCGCCCCCTCCGGAGCCACCCGTGGCGCCGCGTCCTCGGGCGCCCGCCGCAGGGGTGACGTCGTCTTCGCCTCCCTGGCGCGGGCCGCAGGCATCCTGATCGTCGTCGCGCTCGCCGGCGTCGCGCTCTTCCTGACGCTGGAGGGCGTCCCCGCGGTCACGGCCCCGGCGGAGCGGATCGGTGCCGACAACATCGTCGTCTACGTCTGGCCGCTTCTCTTCGGCACGCTGCTCGCCGCGACGCTCGCGATCCTCGTCGCCGCCCCCCTGAGCATCGCCCTGGCGCTGGTCATCTCCCACTACGCCCCGCGCCGCGTCGCGAAGCCGATCGGCTACCTGATCGACCTGCTCGCCGCGGTGCCCTCGGTCGTCTACGGCCTGTGGGGCATCGAGTTCTTCGGCCCGCGGCTCGCACCGGCGTACGAGTGGCTCGCCGAGCACCTCGCCTGGCTGCCGTTCTTCGCCGGCCCCGCCACCTCGACCGGCCGCACGATCCTGACCGCCGCGCTGGTGCTGGCGATCATGGCGCTCCCGATCATCACCGCGATCTGCCGCGAGATCTTCTCCCAGACCCCGACGCTGCACCAGGAGGCCGCGCTGGCCCTGGGCGCGACCCGCTGGGAGATGATCCGGATGACGGTCTTCCCCTACGGCCGCTCGGGCATCATCTCCGCGATCATGCTGGGCCTGGGTCGCGCGCTCGGCGAGACGATGGCGGTCGCCATGGTCCTGTCGGCCACCGGCGTCGTCACCTTCAACCTGATCTCGTCGGTCAACCCCTCCACGATCGCCGCCAACATCGCCCTGAGCTTCCCCGAGGCCTCCGGGGTGAAGGTCAACGTGCTGATCTTCTCCGGCCTGGTCCTCTTCCTGGTCACCTTCGTCGTCAACTTCCTCGGCCGCTGGATCGCGGCCCGGGGCAACGTGGAAGGAGGTCGCTGAGATGTCGACCCCCACCCAGAGCCCTGACCTGCGCGGCCTCGGCCCCGCGGACACCGACGTGGTGGGCGAGCAGCGTTCGTTCACCCCGCTGGCCCGACCGCAGCTGCCCCGGTGGGCACCACTGCTGGTCGCCGTCGGCGCCGTCGCGGTCGGCTCCCTGCTCACCGTCGTCCTCAGCTGGGGACCGCTCGCCGCCGCCCTGGTGGCCGCGCTCGTCTTCCACGTCGCGATGCCGGTGTGGTCCAACGTCGTCGAGGGTGGCCGCAGGGCCAAGGACCGCGTCGCCACCCACGTCATGTGGTCGGCCTTCGTGCTGGCCATGTTTCCGCTGGTCACCCTGCTGTGGCAGGTCGTCAGCAACGGCTTCCCGGTGCTGTCGGCGGAGTTCTTCACCTACTCGATGCGCAACGTCGTCGGTGAGGGCGGCGGCATCTACCACGCCATCATGGGCACGCTCATCATCACCGCGTGGGCGACCGCGATCTCGGTGCCGATCGGCGTCCTGGCCGCGATCTACCTGGTCGAGTACGGCGAGAGGTCGCGCCTGGCGCGCTGGATCACCTTCCTGGTCGACGTGATGACCGGCATCCCCTCGATCGTGGCCGGACTCTTCGCCTACGCCCTCTTCGTGCTCTTCTTCGGCCCCGGCGTCCGGATGGGCTTCGGTGGCGCCGTCGCGCTGGCGGTGCTGATGATCCCCGTCGTCGTGCGCTCGACCGAGGAGATGCTCAAGCTCGTGCCCAACGAGCTGCGGGAGGCGTCGTACGCCCTCGGCGTGCCGAAGTGGCGCACGATCACGAAGGTCGTCCTGCCCACGGCCATGGCCGGCATCGTCACCGGTGTGACGCTGGCGATCGCCCGGGTGGCCGGCGAGACCGCGCCGCTGCTCATCATCGCCGGCGACACCGACTCGACGAACCTCAACGCGTTCGCCGAGCGGATGGCCACCCTGCCGGTCTTCATCTACTACAGCTACATGCAGCCGGGCGTGCCGGCGCAGTTCGGCCAGGAGCGCGCCTGGGGCGCGGCCCTGGTGCTCATCGCGATCGTGATGGGCCTCAACCTCCTCGCCCGCGCCGTCGGCAAGTACTTCGCCCCCAAGACCGGTCGCTGACCGCAGAAAGAGACACCGCACCATGGCTTCCAGCATCGACGTCAGTGACCTGAACATCTACTACGGCGACTTCCTCGCGGTCGAGGGCGTCAACATGTCCATCCGCGCCAAGTCGGTGACCGCCTTCATCGGCCCCTCCGGCTGCGGCAAGTCGACCATGCTCCGCACCCTCAACCGGATGCACGAGGTGCTGCCCGGCGCCCGCGTCGAGGGCAAGGTGGCCGTCGACGGCCAGGACCTCTACGACCCGTCGGTCGACCCGGTGCAGGTGCGCCGCCAGATCGGCATGGTCTTCCAGCGGCCCAACCCGTTCCCGACGATGTCGATCTACGAGAACGTGCTCGCCGGCAACCGCCTCAACGCCAAGCGGATGAAGAAGTCCGAGGCCGACGACATCGTCGAGAAGTCGCTGCGCGGCGCCAACCTCTGGAAGGAGGTCAAGGACCGCCTGAACAAGCCCGGCATGGGTCTCTCGGGTGGTCAGCAGCAGCGTCTCTGCATCGCCCGCGCGATCGCCGTGGAGCCGCAGGTGCTGCTGATGGACGAGCCGTGCTCGGCGCTCGACCCGATCTCGACCGCCGCGATCGAGGACCTCATCCTCCAGCTCAAGGAGGACTACACGATCGTGATCGTCACCCACAACATGCAGCAGGCAGCCCGCGTCTCCGACGAGACCGGCTTCTTCAACCTCAAGGCGGCCGGCGAGCCCGGCCACCTGGTCGAGTTCAACTCGACCCAGCGGATGTTCGCCAACCCCGACGACCCGTCGACCGAGGCCTACATCTCCGGCCGCTTCGGCTGAGCCACACCCCCCGACGCAACTGTGGAGCTGATGGGCCGACCCGTCGGGCGGGGGCTCATCAGCTCCACAGTTCTGCGTGGGGCGACGCTGCGTCAGCGCTTGACGATCCGGATCTTCTTCGTCACCTTCGACGCCTTCACCGTCGTCGACCCGCCGTAGGTCACCGTCAGCGTGTGGCGTCCTCGCGCCAACGCCTTCAGCTTGAGCACGACCTTGCCGGACTTCAGCGTGGCCCTGCCGACGACCTTCTTGCCGACCTTCACCGTGACGGTCCCGGTGGGGGTCGTGCCGGTCGCGGTGACCTTGATCGTCACCTTGACCCGGGTCTTCGCCGTCCTGCTGCGGACCTTGGCCGGCGCGGTGACCGTGGTGCGCGAGGCCACCGGCGTCGGCTTCGGCGGCGGCGTGACCACCGGGGGAGCCGGCTTCGGCACGGTCACGGCAGCCGAGGTCACCGTGCCCGGCGTGTGGCCGGCGAGGGTCGCGGTGGTCACCACCGACAGCGAGCGTCCGGCGTCGTCGGCCGTGACGACGTACGTCGTGGCGGTGGCGCCGGTGATCGGCTGTCCGTCGCGCAGCCACTGACGGCTCTGCGTGACCCCGGCGAGGCTCCAGGTGACCTCGGGCGCGGTGAGCGTGCCGCCGACCTCGGCGGTGCCGGTCGGCGCGGCGGCGCGCTCGGCCGTCGGCGCGTCACCGAGCAGCACCGTCAGGCCCGGGCTGGCCGCGGTGGCGTCCCGGTGTCCGCGCAGCGCGCCGGTGAAGCGGACCGATATCCGCGCCCCCAGGTCGTCGGCGACGAGCTCGTACGTCGTGCCCTCGGCGCCGGCGATCGGCCTGCCGTCGCGCAGCCACTCCCAGGTGGTGGTCACGTCGGTGCGGCTCCACGCCGGGGCGGTGAGGGTCAGGGTCTCGCCGACCTTGGGCGTGCCGCGCAGCACGGCCGCCGTGCGGACCGTCGCCGGGTCGCCGAGCACGACCGTCATGCCGACCGACTGCGTGGTGCCGGGCGTGTGGCCCGGGCGTACGGCGGTGACCTGCGAGGAGATCGAGCGTCCGAGGTCGTCGGCGCCCACGGCGTACGTCGTCGCGGTGGCGCCGGTGATCGGCTCACCGTCGCGCAGCCACTGCACCGAGGTGCTGACGCCGGTCA includes these proteins:
- the pstC gene encoding phosphate ABC transporter permease subunit PstC, translating into MTILAPSGATRGAASSGARRRGDVVFASLARAAGILIVVALAGVALFLTLEGVPAVTAPAERIGADNIVVYVWPLLFGTLLAATLAILVAAPLSIALALVISHYAPRRVAKPIGYLIDLLAAVPSVVYGLWGIEFFGPRLAPAYEWLAEHLAWLPFFAGPATSTGRTILTAALVLAIMALPIITAICREIFSQTPTLHQEAALALGATRWEMIRMTVFPYGRSGIISAIMLGLGRALGETMAVAMVLSATGVVTFNLISSVNPSTIAANIALSFPEASGVKVNVLIFSGLVLFLVTFVVNFLGRWIAARGNVEGGR
- the pstA gene encoding phosphate ABC transporter permease PstA, coding for MSTPTQSPDLRGLGPADTDVVGEQRSFTPLARPQLPRWAPLLVAVGAVAVGSLLTVVLSWGPLAAALVAALVFHVAMPVWSNVVEGGRRAKDRVATHVMWSAFVLAMFPLVTLLWQVVSNGFPVLSAEFFTYSMRNVVGEGGGIYHAIMGTLIITAWATAISVPIGVLAAIYLVEYGERSRLARWITFLVDVMTGIPSIVAGLFAYALFVLFFGPGVRMGFGGAVALAVLMIPVVVRSTEEMLKLVPNELREASYALGVPKWRTITKVVLPTAMAGIVTGVTLAIARVAGETAPLLIIAGDTDSTNLNAFAERMATLPVFIYYSYMQPGVPAQFGQERAWGAALVLIAIVMGLNLLARAVGKYFAPKTGR
- the pstB gene encoding phosphate ABC transporter ATP-binding protein PstB — encoded protein: MASSIDVSDLNIYYGDFLAVEGVNMSIRAKSVTAFIGPSGCGKSTMLRTLNRMHEVLPGARVEGKVAVDGQDLYDPSVDPVQVRRQIGMVFQRPNPFPTMSIYENVLAGNRLNAKRMKKSEADDIVEKSLRGANLWKEVKDRLNKPGMGLSGGQQQRLCIARAIAVEPQVLLMDEPCSALDPISTAAIEDLILQLKEDYTIVIVTHNMQQAARVSDETGFFNLKAAGEPGHLVEFNSTQRMFANPDDPSTEAYISGRFG